A stretch of the Pseudomonas sp. ACM7 genome encodes the following:
- a CDS encoding PA5502 family lipoprotein, with the protein MKPFASRYLLLVAFSLLLGACQSTPPAATEATCARATAIAQLEQSLASSELATAEDQLAALQAESPNDQSLVQYQRQLAEAYLRRSQIVLQKGDVNAAATALARARALMPKAPALTGGVNNAIVNARKAELDRAEAALMAAEAKPQAKVIDPTAESTTVALNLTDMTKLRRQLDAIAADVVNYQCDVSIQAPRTQDFPWLTTLLTKRVKKLDADFDLNLEKQILRNVPAQMVLSPRKP; encoded by the coding sequence ATGAAGCCGTTCGCCTCCCGTTATCTGCTCCTTGTTGCATTTTCGCTGCTACTGGGCGCTTGCCAAAGCACGCCACCGGCGGCCACCGAGGCTACCTGTGCACGGGCCACGGCCATCGCGCAGCTGGAACAAAGCCTCGCCAGCAGTGAGCTTGCGACTGCCGAAGATCAACTCGCCGCCTTGCAGGCCGAGTCGCCCAACGATCAATCCCTTGTGCAATACCAGCGGCAACTGGCCGAAGCCTATCTGCGCCGCAGTCAGATCGTGCTGCAAAAAGGTGATGTGAATGCTGCCGCGACGGCGCTGGCCCGGGCCCGGGCGTTGATGCCCAAGGCTCCGGCGCTGACCGGTGGGGTCAACAACGCCATCGTTAATGCCCGTAAAGCTGAGCTGGATAGAGCCGAAGCTGCGCTCATGGCTGCCGAAGCCAAGCCACAGGCCAAAGTCATTGATCCGACGGCTGAAAGCACCACGGTTGCGTTGAACCTTACTGATATGACCAAGCTTCGTCGTCAACTGGATGCGATCGCCGCCGATGTGGTGAATTACCAGTGCGATGTGAGTATTCAGGCGCCACGCACCCAGGACTTCCCTTGGTTGACCACGTTGCTGACCAAGCGAGTGAAGAAGCTCGATGCGGATTTTGACCTGAACCTGGAGAAGCAGATTCTGCGCAACGTGCCGGCGCAGATGGTTCTGAGTCCTCGCAAACCCTAA
- the znuC gene encoding zinc ABC transporter ATP-binding protein ZnuC — protein MSNALIRLEQVAVTFAGQNVLDNIELSVEPGQIVTLIGPNGAGKTTLVRAVLGLLKPDRGSVWRKPKLRVGYMPQKLHVDPTLPLSVLRFLRLVPGVDRAMALAALKEVGAEQVIDSPVQSVSGGEMQRVLLARALLREPELLVLDEPVQGVDVAGQAELYSLITRLRDRHGCGVLMVSHDLHLVMSTTDQVVCLNRHVCCSGHPEQVSSDPAFVELFGKNAQSLAIYHHHHDHAHDLHGSVVSAAPSAPTHVHGDSCKHG, from the coding sequence ATGAGCAACGCGCTGATCCGCCTCGAGCAGGTTGCCGTCACCTTTGCCGGGCAAAACGTGCTGGATAACATCGAGCTGAGCGTCGAGCCCGGACAGATCGTCACCCTGATCGGCCCTAACGGTGCCGGCAAGACCACGCTGGTGCGCGCGGTACTCGGTCTGTTGAAGCCGGACAGGGGCAGCGTATGGCGCAAACCGAAGCTGCGGGTCGGTTACATGCCGCAAAAACTTCACGTCGATCCGACGCTGCCGCTGTCGGTGCTGCGTTTTTTGCGTCTGGTGCCGGGCGTGGACCGCGCCATGGCCTTAGCGGCACTCAAGGAAGTCGGCGCCGAACAGGTGATCGACAGCCCGGTGCAAAGTGTTTCCGGAGGCGAAATGCAGCGGGTGCTGCTGGCCCGGGCATTGCTGCGCGAGCCGGAATTGCTGGTACTCGATGAACCTGTGCAAGGCGTCGATGTGGCCGGTCAGGCCGAGCTCTACAGCCTGATTACACGATTGCGCGACCGCCACGGTTGCGGCGTGTTGATGGTGTCCCACGACCTGCATCTGGTGATGAGCACCACCGACCAGGTGGTCTGCCTCAACCGCCACGTTTGCTGCTCCGGGCATCCCGAGCAGGTCAGCAGTGATCCGGCTTTCGTCGAGCTGTTCGGAAAGAACGCACAAAGCCTGGCGATTTATCACCACCATCACGACCACGCCCATGACCTGCATGGCTCGGTGGTCAGCGCCGCCCCGTCGGCCCCTACCCACGTTCACGGAGATAGCTGCAAGCATGGCTGA
- a CDS encoding zinc ABC transporter substrate-binding protein, whose product MSRLFSIFVAFVASFLLMGSAHAEVKVLTSIKPLQLIAAAVQDGVAIPEVLLPPGASPHNYALRPSDVRKVQSVDLVYWIGPGMEGFLPRVLNGRTLPSVAVQDLPGLKLRHFAEDSHSHAEEADEHDHDHRPGSLDAHLWLSPVNARVIATKMAADLSAADPTNAARYQSNLKAFDERLDAMDLRLKARLAGIAGKPYFVFHEAFDYFEDAYGLKHAGVFSVAAEVQPGAQHVAAMRARLQEIGKTCVFSEPPLRPRLAETLVAGLPVKLAELDALGGYTPATAQGYEQVLEKLGSDLAGCLESL is encoded by the coding sequence GTGTCCCGACTTTTTTCTATCTTTGTCGCATTTGTCGCCAGTTTTCTGCTGATGGGTTCAGCTCACGCCGAAGTCAAAGTTCTCACCAGTATCAAGCCTCTACAGCTGATTGCCGCTGCGGTGCAGGACGGTGTGGCGATTCCGGAAGTCTTGCTGCCGCCTGGTGCCTCGCCTCATAACTATGCCTTGCGCCCATCCGACGTACGGAAGGTGCAATCGGTCGATCTGGTGTACTGGATCGGTCCGGGCATGGAAGGTTTCCTGCCCCGCGTGCTGAATGGTCGTACGCTGCCCAGCGTCGCCGTGCAGGATTTACCGGGCCTGAAACTGCGACATTTCGCCGAAGATAGCCACTCCCACGCCGAAGAAGCCGACGAGCATGATCACGATCACCGTCCCGGCAGTCTGGACGCGCACTTGTGGCTTTCGCCGGTCAACGCCCGCGTCATCGCCACAAAAATGGCCGCAGACCTGAGCGCAGCCGATCCGACCAATGCCGCACGTTATCAGAGCAACCTCAAGGCGTTCGATGAGCGCCTGGATGCAATGGATCTTCGCTTGAAAGCGCGTCTGGCCGGCATCGCGGGCAAACCGTACTTCGTATTCCATGAGGCCTTCGACTACTTCGAAGACGCCTATGGCCTCAAGCACGCGGGCGTTTTCAGCGTCGCTGCCGAGGTCCAGCCCGGCGCCCAGCACGTCGCGGCGATGCGCGCTCGTTTGCAGGAAATCGGCAAGACCTGCGTGTTCAGCGAACCGCCTCTGCGTCCGCGCCTGGCGGAAACCCTGGTGGCGGGTCTGCCGGTGAAGCTGGCGGAACTGGACGCGCTGGGCGGGTACACGCCAGCGACCGCTCAGGGGTATGAGCAGGTGCTGGAGAAATTGGGGAGTGATTTGGCGGGGTGCCTGGAGTCGTTGTAA
- a CDS encoding methionine ABC transporter permease, with translation MEVLASFFVNIDWFEIWLATGDTFLMLFGSLLFTVLLGLPLGVLLFLCSPRQLLEAKGVYAMLSLMVNILRSLPFIILLIVMIPFTVLITGTSLGVAGAIPPLVVGATPFFARLVETALREVDRGIIEATQAMGATTRQIITNALLPEARPGIFAAITVTAITLVSYTAMAGVVGAGGLGDLAIRFGYQRFQPDVMVVTVMLLLVLVQVLQTVGDKLVVHFSRK, from the coding sequence ATGGAAGTCCTGGCAAGTTTCTTCGTCAATATCGACTGGTTCGAAATCTGGCTGGCTACCGGCGATACCTTTCTGATGCTCTTCGGTTCGCTGTTATTCACCGTTTTGCTCGGCCTGCCCTTGGGCGTGCTGTTGTTCCTCTGCAGCCCGCGTCAGTTGCTGGAAGCCAAAGGCGTTTACGCAATGCTGTCGCTGATGGTGAACATCCTGCGTTCGCTGCCGTTCATCATTCTGCTGATCGTGATGATTCCGTTCACGGTGTTGATCACCGGTACGTCCCTCGGTGTCGCCGGTGCGATTCCACCGCTGGTGGTGGGCGCTACGCCATTCTTCGCGCGACTGGTGGAAACCGCCCTGCGTGAAGTGGATCGCGGCATTATCGAGGCGACCCAGGCCATGGGCGCGACGACGCGGCAGATCATCACCAATGCCTTGCTGCCGGAAGCCCGCCCGGGCATCTTCGCGGCGATTACGGTGACAGCCATTACACTGGTGTCCTACACGGCGATGGCGGGTGTGGTCGGCGCGGGTGGTTTGGGCGACCTGGCGATCCGTTTCGGTTACCAGCGTTTCCAGCCTGATGTGATGGTCGTGACGGTGATGTTGCTGCTGGTGCTGGTCCAAGTGCTGCAAACCGTTGGCGACAAGTTGGTTGTGCACTTCTCCAGGAAGTAA
- a CDS encoding DUF2782 domain-containing protein, which yields MRTLNRLLLAGLFASVPLAVMAADDAPTPEPEVTIRTEGDKTIQEYRQNGFLYAIKVTPKGAPPYFLVRADGTDANYIRSDQPDMLIPSWKIFEWK from the coding sequence ATGCGCACACTAAATCGCCTGTTGCTGGCTGGGTTGTTTGCATCCGTTCCGTTGGCCGTCATGGCGGCGGACGATGCACCGACACCGGAGCCAGAAGTCACGATCCGCACGGAAGGGGACAAAACCATCCAGGAGTACCGCCAAAACGGTTTCCTGTACGCGATCAAGGTCACGCCGAAGGGCGCACCGCCGTATTTTCTGGTGCGCGCTGACGGGACCGATGCAAACTACATCCGCTCGGATCAGCCGGATATGCTGATTCCGTCGTGGAAGATTTTTGAGTGGAAGTAG
- the katE gene encoding catalase HPII, which produces MSTKKPAATKSALAGTDTPDRGNTNAKLDSLEQFRSDATEQALRTNQGVKVSDNQNTLKAGARGPSLLEDFIMREKITHFDHERIPERIVHARGTGAHGYFQSYETHSVLTKAGFLQDPSQKTPVFVRFSTVQGPRGSGDTVRDVRGFAVKFFTDEGNFDLVGNNMPVFFIQDAIKFPDFVHAVKPEPHNEMPTGGSAHDTFWDFVSLVPESAHMVIWTMSDRAIPKSLRSMQGFGVHTFRLINAEGKSRFVKFHWRPTAGTCSLVWDEAQKLAGKDTDYHRRDLWESIEMGDYPQWELGVQIIEEENEHKFDFDILDPTKLIPEELVPITPLGKMTLNRNPDNFFAETEQVAFCPGHIVPGIDFSNDPLLQGRLFSYTDTQISRLGGPNFHEIPINRPVAPFHNGQRDALHRTTIDKGRASYEPNSIDSGWPKETPPAAQDGGFESYPERIDANKIRQRSESFSDHFSQARLFFHSMSKHEQEHIISAYSFELGKVERELIRARQVNEILANIDLELAKRVAQNLGLPAPKAGTVEVRKTSLDRSPALSQANLLPADIKTRKVAILAANGVDGAAIDAMKKALKAEGAHAKLLGPTSAPVTTADGKALPVDASMEGLPSVAFDAVFVPGGAASIKALSTDGVALHYLLEAYKHLKAIALQGEAKQLLDVLKLEADAGLIVGTDAKLIKPFFAAIGQHRVWDREPKAKAIPA; this is translated from the coding sequence ATGAGTACTAAAAAACCTGCCGCAACCAAAAGCGCACTGGCCGGGACCGATACCCCGGACCGCGGTAACACCAATGCCAAGCTCGACAGCCTGGAACAATTTCGCTCCGACGCCACTGAACAGGCCCTGCGCACCAACCAGGGCGTGAAAGTCTCGGACAACCAGAACACGTTGAAAGCCGGCGCCCGCGGGCCATCGTTGCTGGAAGATTTCATCATGCGTGAAAAGATCACGCACTTTGACCATGAGCGCATTCCCGAGCGCATCGTCCACGCCCGCGGCACCGGTGCTCACGGCTACTTCCAGAGCTATGAAACCCATTCCGTGCTGACCAAGGCCGGGTTCCTACAAGACCCAAGCCAAAAAACCCCGGTCTTCGTCCGCTTCTCCACGGTGCAGGGCCCTCGTGGGTCGGGCGATACCGTGCGGGACGTACGAGGTTTCGCGGTGAAGTTTTTCACCGACGAAGGCAACTTCGACCTGGTGGGCAATAACATGCCGGTGTTTTTCATTCAGGATGCGATCAAGTTTCCTGACTTCGTGCACGCGGTGAAACCCGAGCCGCACAATGAGATGCCCACCGGCGGTTCAGCTCACGATACCTTTTGGGATTTTGTCTCTCTGGTACCAGAGTCGGCGCACATGGTGATCTGGACCATGTCCGACCGGGCGATCCCGAAAAGCCTGCGCAGCATGCAAGGCTTCGGCGTGCACACCTTCCGCCTGATCAATGCCGAAGGTAAATCGCGCTTCGTCAAATTCCACTGGCGCCCCACGGCCGGGACCTGTTCGTTGGTGTGGGATGAAGCGCAGAAACTCGCCGGTAAAGACACCGATTACCACCGTCGCGATCTCTGGGAGTCGATCGAGATGGGCGACTACCCGCAATGGGAACTGGGCGTACAGATCATCGAGGAGGAGAACGAACATAAATTCGACTTCGATATCCTCGACCCGACCAAGCTGATTCCGGAAGAACTGGTGCCGATCACCCCGTTGGGCAAGATGACCCTCAACCGTAACCCCGATAACTTCTTCGCCGAAACCGAACAGGTCGCCTTCTGCCCTGGGCATATCGTGCCGGGGATCGACTTTTCCAACGATCCATTGCTGCAAGGTCGATTGTTTTCCTACACCGATACGCAAATCAGCCGACTTGGCGGGCCGAACTTTCACGAGATCCCGATCAACCGCCCGGTCGCACCGTTCCACAATGGTCAACGGGACGCATTGCATCGCACCACCATCGACAAGGGCCGCGCGTCCTACGAGCCGAACTCCATTGATAGCGGTTGGCCGAAAGAAACACCGCCGGCAGCCCAGGATGGCGGCTTCGAAAGTTATCCAGAGCGCATCGACGCCAACAAGATCCGTCAGCGCAGCGAATCATTCAGCGACCACTTCTCCCAGGCGCGACTGTTTTTCCACAGCATGAGCAAGCATGAGCAGGAGCACATCATCTCGGCTTACAGCTTCGAGTTGGGCAAGGTTGAGCGGGAGCTCATCCGCGCGCGCCAGGTAAATGAGATTCTGGCCAACATCGATCTGGAACTGGCCAAGCGAGTGGCGCAGAACCTGGGGTTGCCAGCGCCCAAAGCCGGGACGGTCGAAGTACGCAAAACCTCACTGGATCGCTCGCCGGCCCTGAGCCAGGCCAACTTGCTGCCGGCGGATATCAAAACCCGCAAAGTGGCAATCCTGGCAGCCAATGGCGTCGATGGTGCAGCGATTGATGCCATGAAGAAAGCGCTGAAGGCAGAAGGTGCACACGCCAAACTGCTCGGCCCGACTTCTGCGCCTGTGACCACCGCCGATGGCAAAGCATTGCCGGTCGATGCGTCAATGGAAGGCTTGCCTTCGGTGGCGTTCGATGCGGTGTTTGTGCCCGGTGGCGCGGCGTCGATCAAGGCGCTAAGCACCGACGGGGTGGCGCTGCATTACCTGCTGGAGGCGTACAAGCACCTGAAGGCGATTGCACTGCAAGGCGAGGCCAAACAGTTGCTGGATGTGTTGAAGCTGGAGGCTGATGCGGGGTTGATCGTGGGCACGGATGCGAAGTTGATCAAACCGTTTTTTGCCGCGATCGGGCAGCATCGGGTGTGGGACAGGGAGCCGAAAGCCAAGGCGATTCCGGCTTAA
- the zur gene encoding zinc uptake transcriptional repressor Zur: protein MPKTPIASRPHDHSHCVHSALSEADVLCARQGLRLTALRRRVLELVWQSHKPLGAYDILAVLSEQDGRRAAPPTVYRALDFLLENGLVHRISSLNAFVGCNHPEHAHQGQFLICRECHAAIELEQKSISDAIIGSAKDVGFVVEGQTVEVVGLCSGCQGV from the coding sequence ATGCCTAAAACACCGATTGCCAGCCGTCCCCACGACCACTCTCATTGCGTCCATAGCGCATTGTCTGAGGCCGATGTTCTGTGCGCACGTCAAGGCCTGCGCCTGACCGCCTTGCGCCGGCGGGTGCTGGAACTGGTATGGCAAAGCCACAAACCGTTGGGTGCCTATGACATTCTCGCGGTGCTCAGCGAGCAGGACGGCCGCCGCGCGGCGCCGCCGACCGTGTACCGTGCGCTGGACTTTCTGCTGGAAAACGGCCTGGTACACCGCATCTCCTCGCTGAACGCCTTCGTCGGCTGCAATCACCCGGAACATGCCCACCAGGGCCAGTTCCTGATTTGCCGCGAATGCCACGCCGCCATTGAACTCGAACAGAAATCCATCAGCGACGCGATCATCGGCAGCGCCAAGGATGTCGGATTTGTCGTGGAAGGCCAGACCGTTGAAGTGGTCGGCCTCTGCTCAGGTTGCCAGGGGGTTTGA
- a CDS encoding homoserine kinase yields the protein MSVFTPLARPELETFLAPYGLGRLLDFQGIAAGSENTNFFISLEQGEFVLTLVERGPVQEMPFFIELLDVLHDADLPVPYALRTTDGVALRELAGKPALLQPRLAGKHIKEANAQHCAQVGELLGHLHLATQANMIKRKTDRGLDWMLEEGTQLLSHLNAEQSDLLQRALDEITQQKTKILALPRANIHADLFRDNAMFEGTHLTGLIDFYNACSGPMLYDVAIALNDWCSDESGLIDGPRARALLGAYAALRPFTAAEAGLWPTMLRVACVRFWLSRLIAAESFAGQDVLIHDPMEFQQRLAQRQKVSTPLPFAL from the coding sequence ATGTCTGTGTTCACCCCGCTGGCTCGGCCCGAGCTGGAAACCTTTCTCGCCCCTTACGGGCTCGGCCGCCTGCTTGATTTCCAGGGGATTGCCGCCGGTAGCGAAAACACCAATTTCTTCATCAGCCTGGAGCAGGGCGAATTTGTCCTGACCCTGGTTGAGCGTGGTCCGGTTCAGGAAATGCCATTCTTCATCGAGTTGCTCGACGTGCTGCATGACGCCGACCTGCCAGTGCCTTATGCCTTGCGCACCACCGACGGCGTCGCCTTGCGCGAACTGGCCGGCAAACCTGCGCTGTTGCAGCCGCGTCTGGCAGGCAAGCACATCAAGGAAGCCAATGCGCAGCATTGCGCTCAGGTGGGCGAGTTGCTCGGCCATCTGCATCTGGCGACCCAGGCCAATATGATCAAGCGCAAGACCGATCGCGGCCTGGACTGGATGCTGGAAGAGGGCACGCAGTTGCTGTCGCACCTCAATGCCGAGCAAAGCGATCTGCTGCAACGGGCTCTGGACGAAATCACACAGCAGAAGACGAAAATTCTGGCGCTGCCGCGAGCCAACATCCACGCCGACCTGTTCCGCGATAACGCGATGTTTGAAGGCACTCACCTGACCGGGTTGATCGACTTCTACAACGCCTGTTCGGGGCCGATGCTCTACGACGTGGCGATCGCCTTGAACGACTGGTGTTCGGACGAAAGCGGGTTGATCGACGGGCCGCGGGCGAGGGCATTGCTTGGCGCTTATGCAGCGCTGCGACCGTTCACGGCGGCCGAGGCGGGGTTGTGGCCGACCATGCTGCGGGTAGCGTGTGTGCGGTTCTGGCTGTCGCGGTTGATCGCCGCCGAGTCGTTTGCCGGGCAGGACGTGCTGATTCACGATCCGATGGAGTTTCAGCAGCGACTGGCGCAGCGGCAGAAGGTCAGCACGCCGCTGCCGTTCGCCCTTTAA
- the znuB gene encoding zinc ABC transporter permease subunit ZnuB: MADFLLYALLAGLALALVAGPLGSFVVWRRMAYFGDTLSHAALLGVALGFLLDVSPTVAVTVGCLLLAVLLVTLQQRQPLASDTLLGILAPSTLSLGLVVLSFMHEVRIDLMAYLFGDLLAISPTDLAWILGGSAAVLALLVTLWRPLLAITVHEELARVEGLPVAALRLTLMLLIAVVIAVAMKIVGVLLITSLLIIPAAAAQRHARSPEQMALGASLLGMLAVCGGLSLSWFKDTPAGPSIVVTAAALFLLSFVLPRRGV, translated from the coding sequence ATGGCTGATTTTCTGCTCTACGCCCTGCTTGCAGGTCTGGCCCTGGCATTGGTCGCGGGCCCGCTGGGTTCGTTCGTGGTCTGGCGGCGCATGGCCTATTTCGGCGACACCCTTTCCCATGCCGCGCTACTCGGCGTGGCGCTGGGTTTTCTGCTGGATGTCAGTCCGACCGTTGCGGTCACCGTAGGCTGCCTGCTGTTAGCGGTGTTGCTGGTGACCTTGCAACAGCGCCAACCGCTGGCGTCCGACACGCTTTTGGGAATTCTCGCACCGAGCACGCTCTCTTTGGGCTTGGTCGTACTAAGCTTCATGCACGAAGTGCGGATCGACCTGATGGCTTATCTGTTCGGCGACTTGCTGGCGATCAGCCCGACCGATCTGGCCTGGATACTCGGCGGCAGCGCGGCTGTTCTAGCCTTGCTGGTGACGTTGTGGCGGCCATTGCTGGCAATCACGGTGCATGAAGAACTGGCCAGGGTTGAAGGTCTGCCGGTGGCGGCGTTGCGCCTGACCCTGATGTTGTTGATTGCCGTGGTGATCGCTGTGGCGATGAAAATCGTCGGTGTGTTGCTGATTACGTCCTTGCTGATCATCCCGGCGGCTGCGGCACAACGTCACGCCCGGTCACCGGAGCAGATGGCACTGGGCGCGAGCCTGCTGGGCATGCTCGCGGTCTGTGGCGGGCTGTCGCTGTCGTGGTTCAAGGACACCCCGGCGGGCCCATCGATTGTGGTGACGGCCGCCGCACTGTTTCTGCTGAGTTTTGTCCTGCCCCGTCGAGGGGTGTAG
- a CDS encoding methionine ABC transporter ATP-binding protein, translating into MIEFQNVHKTYRVAGKDIPALHPTSLTIENGQVFGLIGHSGAGKSTLLRLINRLEESSGGKIFVDGEEVTALDANSLRRFRQQVGMIFQHFNLLASKTVADNVALPLTLAGELSRSDIDRRVAELLKRVGLSDHAKKYPAQLSGGQKQRVGIARALATKPKILLCDEATSALDPQTTASVLQLLAEINRELKLTIVLITHEMDVIRRVCDQVAVMDAGVIVEQGSVAEVFLHPKHPTTKRFVQEDEQIDESEQRDDFAHVPGRIVRLTFQGEATYAPLLGTVARETGVDYSILAGRIDRIKDVPYGQLTLAVTGGDMEAAFARFTAADVHMEVLR; encoded by the coding sequence GTGATCGAGTTTCAAAACGTCCACAAAACTTACCGCGTCGCCGGTAAGGATATTCCCGCCCTGCATCCGACCAGTCTGACGATTGAGAACGGTCAGGTCTTCGGTCTGATCGGCCATTCCGGTGCGGGAAAAAGTACCCTGCTGCGTCTGATCAATCGCCTGGAAGAGTCCAGTGGCGGCAAGATATTCGTCGACGGCGAAGAAGTCACCGCGCTCGACGCCAACAGCCTGCGACGTTTCCGTCAGCAAGTCGGGATGATTTTCCAGCACTTCAACTTGCTGGCGTCCAAGACCGTGGCCGACAACGTCGCGCTGCCACTGACCCTGGCCGGTGAACTGTCGCGCAGCGACATCGACCGGCGTGTGGCCGAATTGCTGAAGCGGGTCGGCCTGTCCGACCACGCCAAGAAGTACCCGGCGCAATTGTCCGGTGGCCAGAAGCAGCGCGTCGGCATCGCCCGCGCCCTGGCGACCAAGCCGAAAATCCTGCTGTGCGACGAAGCCACCAGCGCACTGGACCCGCAGACCACTGCGTCGGTCCTGCAATTGCTGGCCGAGATCAATCGCGAGCTGAAGCTCACCATCGTGTTGATTACCCACGAGATGGACGTGATCCGCCGGGTCTGCGACCAGGTCGCGGTGATGGACGCTGGCGTGATCGTCGAGCAAGGTTCGGTGGCCGAGGTGTTCCTGCATCCGAAGCACCCGACCACCAAGCGCTTCGTGCAAGAGGACGAGCAGATCGACGAAAGCGAACAGCGCGACGACTTCGCTCACGTTCCAGGCCGCATCGTGCGTCTGACCTTCCAGGGCGAAGCGACCTACGCGCCATTGCTGGGTACCGTCGCCCGGGAAACGGGTGTGGACTACAGCATCCTGGCCGGTCGTATCGACCGCATTAAAGACGTGCCATACGGGCAGTTGACCCTGGCCGTGACCGGTGGCGACATGGAAGCGGCGTTCGCCCGTTTCACTGCGGCTGACGTCCACATGGAGGTCCTGCGCTAA